The DNA sequence AGAGCATCACGACGAGGGTCGATCCCTTGAGTTCTTCCCAGGTAGGCCATGTAACCTTCTTCAGTTCCTGGATGGATTCTTTGACATATTGCTGAATCTTACGCATGATGACTCCGGAGGAAATTCCCAGGTCGAGAGGGACTCGAACCCCCAACCAACGGTTTTG is a window from the Fibrobacter sp. genome containing:
- the secE gene encoding preprotein translocase subunit SecE; this encodes MRKIQQYVKESIQELKKVTWPTWEELKGSTLVVMLFSVIMGCYIAGLDFVFSWLVNQIMGRG